In the Pseudorasbora parva isolate DD20220531a chromosome 23, ASM2467924v1, whole genome shotgun sequence genome, one interval contains:
- the akap1a gene encoding A-kinase anchor protein 1, mitochondrial, with amino-acid sequence MLLSFRPLVSVSVLTLLGWCWYSFRRRRRTAAPLWTEEEVCSLDRSRPVNASPTDSGVLGESDLKMDHDISGSSKISNFTDSSPLLDIRNLTCTSPVTKGVRPEPEGEVSIRFPETLQTGEKDNIAGEDHPDCREVSEDDSGLESDLVCLSSNCLSKDSQPSTGQQQQSGSVHLDSHDSSSLSDFSADRGLSPENMENITSVLVQQIIEAAEEDWKNQEPIDSYELAGVSPPECEFQSAAQEPFEQQSNTGDNSNRVSLQGAVSFREKLLSNLGASVGDDSGCGSCFSEDASSAELSEQARGFLMTPTEADTASIESKIIPNIHGLAEGEEETWRGLGVKSLSCVSDDTQACSLAPPPAQPIILWDIEVPAHLVGRLIGKQGKFVNFLKQSSGAKIYVSTLPFTHEIQICHIQGSQQQVDDALSLIRKKFKDLDLSNCVPLPCLPITSWLLLPHDVFVEVTVSQVETGLHLFVQQHNHPSYQALPTLTQHMQLCYSQPGCPSLPTPVEVGVVCAAPVTGSGWQRAQVIQYDRESGTAHIRYVDIGGYETVNSTTLRQIRSDFVTLPFQAAEVLLDNITLLPGEEEFSLQAKAALEELTEKMALIIKVTGSQDGLPLVHMWKQMGDEVVLVNRLLADRGFCTWFEMQ; translated from the exons ATGCTGCTGTCGTTTAGGCCACTGGTCTCCGTCTCTGTGTTGACTCTGCTGGGCTGGTGCTGGTACAGCtttaggaggaggaggaggacggCAGCTCCTCTCTGGACTGAAGAGGAGGTGTGCTCGTTGGACAGAAGCAGACCTGTTAACGCCTCCCCTACTGACTCCGGTGTTTTAGGGGAAAG TGACCTGAAGATGGACCACGACATCTCAGGATCCTCTAAAATCAGCAACTTTACGGATTCTTCACCACTTCTGGACATCCGCAACCTTACCTGCACCTCTCCCGTAACCAAAGGGGTTCGACCCGAGCCAGAAGGAGAAGTATCTATTCGTTTCCCTGAGACTCTCCAAACTGGGGAAAAGGACAACATTGCTGGTGAAGATCATCCAGACTGCAGAGAAGTTAGTGAAGATGACTCTGGGCTTGAGTCTGATCTGGTTTGTCTATCTTCAAATTGCCTTTCCAAGGACTCGCAACCTTCAACAGGGCAACAGCAACAGTCAGGTTCTGTCCATTTGGACAGTCACGATAGCAGCAGCCTGTCAGATTTCTCTGCTGATAGAGGCCTGAGCCCTGAGAACATGGAAAATATCACTTCTGTTCTGGTCCAACAGATCATAGAAGCAGCGGAAGAGGACTGGAAAAACCAGGAACCTATTGATTCATATGAGCTTGCCGGTGTTTCACCTCCGGAGTGTGAATTTCAGTCTGCCGCTCAAGAACCATTTGAGCAGCAAAGCAACACCGGTGACAACAGCAACAGAGTATCTCTTCAGGGCGCTGTCTCATTCAGGGAAAAACTACTCAGCAATTTAGGAGCTTCTGTTGGAGATGATTCTGGATGTGGTTCTTGCTTCTCAGAGGATGCATCAAGTGCAGAGCTGTCTGAGCAGGCCCGAGGCTTTTTGATGACCCCCACAGAAGCGGACACAGCCAGCATTGAGAGCAAAATTATTCCAAACATCCATGGACTGGCGGAGGGAGAAGAGGAGACCTGGAGAG GTTTGGGTGTTAAAAGTTTAAGCTGTGTTAGTGATGATACTCAGGCATGCAGCTTGGCTCCACCTCCAGCCCAGCCCATCATTCTCTGGGACATAGAGGTGCCAGCG CATCTGGTTGGTCGATTGATTGGGAAGCAAGGGAAATTCGTGAACTTCCTGAAGCAGAGCTCTGGAGCAAAGATCTACGTCTCCACCTTGCCGTTCACTCATGAGATTCAGATCTGCCACATCCAGG GCTCACAGCAGCAGGTGGATGATGCTCTCTCACTCATCAGGAAGAAGTTTAAAGATCTGGATCTGAGTAATTGTGTCCCTCTGCCCTGTCTGCCCATCACATCCTGG CTGCTGCTGCCTCATGATGTGTTCGTGGAGGTGACCGTGTCGCAGGTGGAGACGGGTCTTCATCTGTTTGTTCAGCAGCACAATCATCCTTCTTATCAGGCCCTTCCCACACTCACTCAACACATGCAGCTCTGCTACTCTCAGCCGGGATGTCCCAGCCTTCCCACCCCTGTCGAAG TGGGGGTGGTCTGTGCCGCCCCAGTAACAGGAAGTGGCTGGCAGAGAGCCCAGGTCATCCAGTATGACAGAGAGTCTGGCACGGCTCATATCAGATATGTAGATATCGGAGGTTATGAGACCGTAAACAGCACCACCCTCAGGCAGATCAG GTCGGACTTTGTGACGTTGCCGTTCCAGGCAGCAGAGGTTCTGTTAGACAATATCACGCTTTTGCCAG GAGAGGAGGAGTTTTCCCTGCAGGCCAAAGCAGCGCTGGAGGAATTAACTGAAAAAATGGCCTTAATCATCAAG